A section of the Rattus norvegicus strain BN/NHsdMcwi chromosome 15, GRCr8, whole genome shotgun sequence genome encodes:
- the Bora gene encoding protein aurora borealis isoform X3 yields the protein MWLGQFSSSPIQNNAKKYSLGSLTTSPSAICSPTFSPIALQVGKTPLSEHRKFTFHSPEASSGGSSTGIANPSIRSPYIDGCSPIKNWSPRGLRGGPQYLSSLIRVPFALETHSEDEEDNVSSTDVAALGTNAVAAPLQQLDCEPLACGDPFVVSAMPVTQSQSSTCEKDLGLLGDFESERDHDTVDMVDPIDTADESTWIKEPVGNGNSPMAEFVSGIAFSIENSHMCMSPLAESSVLPCESSNVQMDSGYNTQTCGSNITDIVGTESYCKENVTQSFEAQMKPQVNNIKQDHTVQRCWMKTTSPSQCSSL from the exons ATGTGGCTG GGACAGTTTTCTTCCAGCCCCATTCAGAACAATGCAAAAAAGTACAGTTTGGGAAGCTTAACCACCAGCCCATCGGCTATCTGTTCACCTACGTTCTCACCAATTGCACTTCAAGTAGGAAAGACACCACTGTCAG AGCACAGGAAGTTTACATTTCATTCTCCTGAAGCTTCCTCTGGAGGAAGTTCTACTGGGATTGCTAATCCAAGCATCAGGAGTCCATATATAGATGGCTGCTCACCAATTAAAAATTGGTCTCCTCGGGGACTCAGAGGTGGTCCTCAGTATTTGTCGTCACTGATTCGGGTACCTTTTGCTCTTGAGACTCACAGTGAAGATGAAGAAGACAACGTTTCCTCCACAGATGTGGCTGCACTGGGCACAAATGCTGTGGCAGCCCCCCTTCAGCAGTTGGACTGTGAGCCTTTGGCTTGTGGCGACCCTTTCGTTGTCAGTGCCATGCCTGTCACTCAGAGTCAGTCTAGTACCTGTGAGAAAGACCTAGGGCTGCTGGGGGACTTTGAAAGTGAAAGGGACCATGACACCGTGGATATGGTCGATCCGATAGACACAGCGGATGAAAGCACGTGGATAAAAGAGCCCGTGGGTAATGGGAATTCACCCATGGCTGAGTTTGTGAGTGGAATTGCCTTCAGCATTGAGAACTCCCACATGTGCATGTCACCTCTTGCAGAGAGCAGTGTTCTGCCCTGTGAAAGCAGTAATGTCCAG aTGGACAGTGGCTATAACACACAGACTTGTGGAAGTAATATCACTGATATTGTTGGGACAGAAAGCTACTGCAAAGAAAATGTCACACAGTCCTTTGAAGCACAAATGAAACCTCAAGTTAATAACATAAAG CAAGATCACACTGTGCAGAGGTGTTGGATGAAAACTACAAGTCCATCTCAGTGCAGCAGCCTGTAG
- the Dis3 gene encoding exosome complex exonuclease RRP44 isoform X2, protein MSAENQLQVILITNDKKNKEKAAEEGIPAFTCEEYVKSLTANPELIDRLACLSDEMNEIESGKIIFSEHLPLSKLQQGIKSGSYLQGTFRASRENYLEATVWIHGDKEDEKEILIQGLKHLNRAIHEDIVAVELLPKSQWVAPSSVVLHDEGQNEDDVEKDEERELLLKTAVSEKMLRPTGRVVGIIKRNWRPYCGMLSKSDIKESRRHLFTPADKRIPRIRIETRQASALEGRRIIVAIDGWPRNSRYPNGHFVKNLGDVGEKETETEVLLLEHDVPHQPFSQAVLSFLPKMPWSITEEDMKNREDLRHLCVCSVDPPGCTDIDDALHCRELSNGNLEVGVHIADVSHFIRPGNALDQESARRGTTVYLCEKRIDMVPELLSSNLCSLRSNVDRLAFSCIWEMNHNAEILKTRFTKSVINSKASLTYAEAQMRIDSAAMNDDITTSLRGLNKLAKILKRGRIEKGALTLSSPEIRFHMDSETHDPIDLQTKELRETNSMVEEFMLLANISVAKKIHEEFSEHALLRKHPAPPPSNYEVLVKAAKSKNLEIRTDTAKSLADSLDRAECPDFPYLNTLLRILATRCMMQAVYFCSGMDSDFHHYGLASPIYTHFTSPIRRYADIIVHRLLAVAIGADCTYPELTDKHKLSDICKNLNFRHKMAQYAQRASVAFHTQLFFKSKGIVSEEAYILFVRKNAIVVLIPKYGLEGTVFFEEKDKPKPRLTYDDEIPSLRIEGTVFHVFDKVKVKITLDSSNLQHQKIRMALVEPQIPGINMPPDVSDMDLNGPGGKKRKLEK, encoded by the exons AATGAAATAGAAAGtgggaaaataatattttcagaGCATCTTCCTTTAAGCAAGCTCCAACAAGGCATAAAATCTGGTTCATACCTTCAAGGAACATTCAGAGCTAGCAGGGAAAATTACTTAGAAGCTACAGTGTGGATTCATGGAGacaaagaagatgaaaaagaG ATACTTATACAAGGACTTAAACATCTAAACAGAGCTATTCATGAAGATATTGTGGCTGTGGAACTATTGCCCAAGAGTCAGTGGGTGGCACCATCTTCTGTGGTTTTACATGATGAAGGTCAAAATGaagatgatgtggagaaagatgaggagAGAGAACTCCTG ctTAAGACTGCTGTAAGTGAAAAAATGTTGAGGCCTACAGGTAGAGTTGTGGGGATAATAAAGAGGAATTGGAGACCGTACTGTGGCATGCTTTCCAAGTCTGATATTAAGGAG tCAAGAAGACATCTCTTTACACCTGCTGATAAGAGAATTCCACGAATTCGGATAGAAACCAGACAGGCTTCTGCATTAGAAGGACGGAGAATTATTGTCGCTATTGATGGTTGGCCCAGAAATTCTAGATATCCAAAT GGACACTTTGTAAAAAATTTAGGTGATGTTGGAGAGAAAGAGACGGAAACGGAAGTTTTGCTGCTTGAGCATGACGTTCCTCATCAGCCCTTTTCCCAGGCTGTTCTTAGCTTCCTGCCGAAGATGCCCTGGAGCATTACTGAGGAG GACATGAAAAACCGAGAAGATCTGAGACATCTGTGTGTTTGCAGTGTGGATCCTCCAGGATGTACTGACATAGATGATGCCCTGCACTGCAGAGAACTCAGCAATGGAAACTTGGAG GTTGGTGTTCATATTGCGGATGTTAGCCATTTTATCAGGCCAGGAAATGCATTGGATCAAGAATCAGCAAGAAGAGGAACAACTGTTTATCTTTGTGAAAAG aggattgACATGGTCCCAGAGCTGCTCAGCTCCAACCTCTGTTCCTTAAGATCCAACGTGGACAG GTTGGCATTTTCCTGTATTTGGGAAATGAATCATAATGCTGAAATATTAAAAACGAGATTTACCAAAAGTGTCATTAATTCAAAG GCTTCTCTTACATATGCTGAAGCACAGATGAGAATTGATTCAGCCGCTATGAATGATGACATTACCACTAGTCTCCGTGGACTGAATAAACTAGCTAAAATTCTAAAAAGGGGAAGGATTGAAAAGGG GGCTTTGACACTCTCTTCTCCAGAAATTCGATTTCACATGGACAGTGAAACTCACGACCCAATTGACCTGCAGACCAAGGAGCTGAG AGAAACAAATTCCATGGTGGAAGAATTTATGTTACTCGCTAATATTTCTGTTgcaaaaaaaattcatgaagagTTTTCTGAACATGCTTTGCTTCGAAAACATCCAGCCCCACCTCCCTCCAATTATGAAGTTCTTGTTAAGGCCGCTAAGTCCAAG AATTTGGAAATTCGGACTGATACAGCCAAATCTTTGGCTGACTCTTTGGACCGGGCTGAATGTCCTGATTTCCCATACCTGAATACTCTGTTAAGGATATTGGCCACTCGCTGTATGATGCAAGCTGTCTACTTCTGTTCTGGGATGGATAGTGACTTTCATCACTATGGCTTAGCCTCCCCAATATACACACATTTCACTTCTCCTATCAGAAG ATATGCAGACATAATTGTTCATCGGCTATTAGCTGTGGCGATTGGGGCTGATTGTACTTATCCAGAGTTGACGGACAAACACAAGCTTTCAGATATATGTAAAAACCTCAATTTCCGGCATAAAATGGCTCAGTATGCCCAGCGTGCGTCAGTAGCTTTTCATACACAG TTGTTTTTCAAAAGCAAAGGAATAGTAAGCGAAGAAGCCTATATTCTCTTTGTAAGAAAAAATGCAATTGTAGTGTTAATTCCAAAGTATGGCTTAGAAGGTACagttttttttgaagaaaaagatAAACCAAAGCCACGCCTTACTTATGATGATGAG ataccTTCACTCAGAATAGAAGGTACAGTGTTCCATGTGTTTGATAAAGTTAAAGTGAAAATCACATTAGATTCATCAAATCTTCAACACCAGAAAATCCGCATGGCCCTTGtagaaccacag ATACCAGGAATAAATATGCCTCCTGATGTTTCAGACATGGATCTTAATGGACcagggggaaagaagaggaaacttGAAAAGTAG